From the Papilio machaon chromosome 13, ilPapMach1.1, whole genome shotgun sequence genome, the window GCTTACGAAATGTTCAAACAAATATTCCTTTGAAAGTGGTATACCGCCAGATTCCCTGatagtacatatttaaaacttcataCCCACATTCAATTTAGCAAATACaaggcatttttttatttaacaggaCTAACTTATTTAGCTTCTTATCAGTTTTAACTTACCCGTTTGTTATTCAGCAGTGGCATACGACGTGTAAAGTCGAGTGCTGATGCGAAGTTGTCAACGAGTACACGAGCACCGCCAGCGGGCCGCGCTTGTATAGAACCGATCACCATCGCACCGAAGGAACGCGTTATGTTCATCACCTGAGTACATCATCACATTATACACATCACCTTGCttagaggggtaggcagagatcacggacctccatttggtgttGCCAAATGAATCTCCGCAATcaacttttcgccatttcgggagacggaacaTCATTGTCTTTTTCTTCTGGGAATTTACACATATGTGAagtatcacaatgttttcctttacagTACGAACAttggataaatgtttgtaaatcgaaaaacacattggtacatggcgggattcgaacccaggacctgtagattacaagtcaagtgcttaacccctgagccaccgaggCTATATTGGTTATAAACAGAACTGCGAATTctcttatttgatttttgtaataaattgttttttaagaataaaaatacatttaaaaaaaaatctcattcCCTCCAATACAAAGTGAGTGTGACAGAGTATTATGATGTACTCACATCAGCCTGGTCCTCCGGGGAGACGATGAGCACCATCCCGATACCACAATTGAAGGTGCGCAGCATCTCCTCGTCCTTCACTGAACCCGTGTCCGCTATCCACGCGAACACCtgcgtatataaaatatattatactagctgttgacCGCGACTCCTTCtgcttgaaattaaaaatcttatttagtagcctatgtgttcttccagattacgTTCTAcatgtataccaaatttcaacgagatccatacagccgttttggagatacattATTCCATCCAAccatggtattttttttatattacaaggtagCAAACGAGAAAGTgaccacatgaattcgccgaaatggcgaagcgaccgctgcccatagactttcggaattgcagatgcgttgcctaccctcaatcgaagaaggaggagacgcacaagagaatatttaacctttcaatgcatctcctcctccatcaatcACCACAAAtcaacccccccccccctcccatccttttcttataagaaaatggtgaGAAAGGAAAGAAGACTAACATTAGAACTagattgtttcaaacataaAAGGAAACCGACGGCAATTTATCGTAGAAACTATGTTTTCCACAACGGATACTGAAGAACTCGAGTAGTTCAAGTTATACTGGTATCAATTACCGGGTGCACGTGCCACCAGTGTGCGTTGAGCCTGGCGCGTACGGAGTCAGGCACGACGCGTGGCAAGTTGTCAAGCAGTCCACCACCAGTGACATGTGCCACCGCCTTCACAGCACCACGCTGCAGCGCCGGCAACACGCTCTCCACATAGATACGAGTCGGCTTTATCAGTTCCTCAcctaataaatacatttattatctcTTAAACTCATTCCTACTATTTgtttcaatgaaaaataaaagcctGAGGCTGTCATAAGAAGAGCTTCTGTCCTATAGAGAAAGGCAActgttataaaagaaaagcCTCTCTCATAAACAGAAGGGTCTTTGTCCTAAAGAGAAGGTACTCTGTCATAAAAAGGGCCCTGTCATAAAGTGAAGCTTCATCATAAACAGAAAGACCTCTGTCTTAAACAGAAGGGCCTTTGTCCTAAAGAGAAGGTACTCTGTCATAAAAAGGGTCCTGTCATAAAGTGAAGCTTTATCATAAACAAAAAGACCTCTGTCTTAAACAGAAGGGCCTTTGTCCTAAAGAGAAGGTACTCTGTCATAAAAAGGGCCCTGTCATAAAGTGACGCTTTATCATAAACAGAAAGACCTCTGTCTTAAACAGAAGGGCCTTTGTCCTAAAGAGAAGGTACTCTGTAATAAGGAGAAGGCCtctgttataaaaagaaaagtctCTGtcataaagagaaaagattttgTATCTTTTTATCTCATCAACTTAAAAAACTACTGGAGCTAAAACGAAATACCTAGTGTGAGTCCCTCTTTGCTGAATGGCGCTTTATCTTCCAGCGTGAGTCCTGCCTTCTTCATCAGCTTGTGTATCAGACTGAAGCCATTGCTGTGTACACCGTTAGATGGCAGACCTATTATTATGTCTCCCACCTGTTAAAcacaaaattacataaatttcatCCATATGGcgttatcaattaattttaattttgatattaaatttttagttaaaattacatcaaaatacatttaattcgatttacatatatacatttatgcgttcttacgatgaaggaaaacatcgtgatgctgcacatatctgtgaagaaattcaatgatatgtgtgaagtcaaccggCACTGGgctatggttgactatgacctagtcacctctaaatTGGGGaaggctccgagcccttcaATGAGGACGtatagctgatgatgatgatgacatttATTCAGTGTCTTTAAATGAGACTTGAAAATTGTgactaaatctatatatataaaagaaagtcgtgttagttacactatttataactcaagatcggctgaatcgatttgactgaaaattcaTGGGTATGTAGTTGAGAACTAGGAGACtgacataggatactttttatcccgtttcctttttttttaattccgcgggaacggagtcgcgggcaaaagctagtcttctatatatataaaagaaagtcttgttagttacactatttataactgaagataggtcgaactcatttagctgaaaattggtgggcaggtagtttagaaccaggaaacggacataggataatttttactccgttatctattttttattccgcgcggacggagtcgcgggtaaaagctagttttttataaagttgtgATGATGTTTTGGCGGATGATGAAGACTACGTACCGTGATGTCGTTGATCTTGGGCAGTATATGTGAGCGCTCCACAACACCTAGGGCGAAGCCCGCGATGTCGTACACACCAGGCGGGTACATGCCTGGCATCTCTGCTGTCTCCCCACCTGCatacatacattatacatTCAGAAtcaattatcttactaatattataaatgcgaatgtttagaaggatggatgtagaacatagtctgaaagaacacataggctactaattaaatttttttttaattccacgcgactggagtcgcgggcaacaactAGTATATCAAgttgtaaacatatttttggaaTCTATGATACTGAGGTTTATCTTTgcaaatttataagaaaagatgcGATAATTTTTgctgttaaatatatttttaattaacatatttagtaaatttGCTTTAAATTCATCATATATAAgcaatattattcaaaaaatcGTACGAATAGTTCATAGGGTGAATGAACCATTTTAGTCCACctaaaaaaagtcaaaagCAAACTCtaatagatataaaagatCGAATATTGGTTTGGGCTATTGTTTAGATCaatgtttcccaaagtgggcgataacgcccactttggggcgtttgaaacctagtaaggggcgataaggggctcAAAAAATGTGGaccattgaaattaattaaagtaatgaaattgtggtttttaagttttagggctgaataaaaattaggggggctctgaaatataattgattttcaaatttgatcggttaaagaaataagtttgacaatgaCTGGTTTATACCTATAAGAGCAGCATTAGCTTGACGACAgccatctgcaataccagcgACCACTCTCCTGGCTACATTCACATCCAATGCACCACATGCGAAGTAATCCAGGAAAGTGAGAGGCCGCGCACCATTACATAGGATATCATTTAGACACATCGCGACTAAGTCTAGACCGATTGTGTCATGTCTGTTAGCGCGCTGGGCCACTTGTAGTTTTGTGCCTACACCGTCAGCTGCCACAACTAGTACTGGATCCTggaaagattatttaaatagttgaaaaatatttaattgtcttAAATCATACTCATAATCATTAAATAGTTAACAAGGAGGttctttaatattgatttaatttttaaaactactcTTAGCGACTGATAAGTaaccattaaataattttgagtgCGCTCTtcagtatttaaaaacaatttgttataaagagaaattaaataatttcacattaatgttattattttccgtaataaaagaaagattACCTTATATTCGTGTTCAATTGCCTTCAACTGGAAGCATCCTCCGAATCCTCCAAGTCCACCTATCACACCAGAACGAGTTGTTGATCTACAACAATAAAGATGAAGAGGCGTGAagtgaaaattatttcgttTGTCTTACTAGTATGCTTTCCTAAAGTCACATTCTAATCCCCTTTCATTTTTCATCCTTTTCTTAGGCATCATACATACCGTCACAAAAATTTCATGATTTTTATCATCATGTATGGTCATATTTATAAGATCACCTTACTCTGCCTAATGTGGTGTCAcatttgtcaattttaaatttagaaatttcttaattaaaaaaaaaaacatacaaatattccgtaattattttttattttccactaGCTGTcatccgcgcggcattaaaaaaacttaattagtaaccaaTGTGTTCTTACGATGTCACAAATTTTAGAACCCCTCTCCGTCTCTCCTTCCCCTTAACATGTTAggtaatttatgaataattataagaaaaaaaatatcctccTCTGTTAATTTAAGGAAGCCATCACCTATTTGTGTGTATTACCTTGCGAGTGGCTTGATAAGAGATACAAGAGAGTCTCCAGCCTCGATGTCAACACCGCTGTCTTTGTACGAGAGTGCCTTCTGCAGCGGCGGTGTGCCGGAGTACGGCGCCCGCAGCGGCTCCATCGCCTGCTGGAACTTCTCCACCACCACTTGGTGTCCTCCTGTCAAAGGTACACCTTAAATATCTCACACGTACTAATGTACTTATCAAATATCTTGTCGGCTCGGGATAACCTACACAAAActcattttataaagaagtATAAATggtttcaaatatcttgttaGACCAATGATAAGTATAGGGCATACAAAAGTGCAGAAGGAGAgagggagggggggggggcagCGCGCAGATGACCTTGAGCAGgcgagatatttgaaaagacttatacagttttgtaaaatttgtaaagttaattttttattcaaactaGACTTGgctttttgtataaattagtaattaaaaaaaagttaatctgAAAATGTTATCTAAGTTAACCTAATTTCAACTAACTGTCGTAACTAAGTGTAGGTGTATTACTAACCGttgttttctgagaccaaaatatttgtataaaatattgttcgcGCCAATACGCCTTCCTAATATTAATAGCAATGtacattaaatcaattaacCAATAAGCGATGACGTGAAGTTGCATCCACCGACATTACCCTTGCATTTTTGTGATTTTCGTATGTAATGAAGTTCTTTCTGTAACTTGCTCGATTAAAAGGCGTACACACCGCATctgaagttttatattttctcaaTAACCAACTACTCCGTCACAttgaatttttacaaatatatcatcccttttatttttcttgataaaacagatacaacattttaaacgAGAATTTTGATCTCAAAAACCAACGTTAAAAAAGCTCCTTAGtgtagtattattataaatgtacatcTACTAGGTAAGTAATGCGGTATTAGAACAATATTTGTTCATCTTCATTATTGTCTCGATTACCTTCTTTGCCCATAGCTTCCACCACACCGATGACATCTATAGGATCTTCCACCATGGCCAGCAGCTCCTCCAGATGTCCTGGCTCCACAATCACCACCATACCAACGCCGCAGTTGAACGTGCGCAGCATTTCAAAGTCTGACACTATGCCTGTGgatatatgaattaatttatgtttttttcgtaGTCGAACAATCGAAGCTATGGGGAGAAAAGCTAAAAGTAGGTGGCGCCAGCAGAAGTCGCCTTCTGTCAAAGTTCATAATAGttctgttaaaaaatatataaaacctatatGGGCTTAGAAAATgccatgaaataaaaaaaagaacgacACTTTTTGGATAGGCTATAagacgtagtattttgtgcctatttgattttcggcGCTGATGGTTGAAGTTTGTAGTGGTGGTGAggattagaaataatattacagaTAGAATTAACTGCCAGTAACATCAACAGATGCGCTTAAATCGGAAAGAAGtaaaagctgtcatttccaagtaaatcaactatttatttataaaaggtagcttttaacataaaaaaaagtaaaaatcattaatttattactttggcccttatccATAGGACCAGGCAGACATTAGGAAAAGGCAGTTTATCTTCCCATTTGGAAGATAGCTTCAAAAGATTGCAATAATTTGCCGGTGACAGTTTCCGAAAAATAACCACAATATAAGTAATTATAtgcgtaatttaaattacagagatatttaaatttgacgctaatagattttgttttttcatttacCTTTAGCCTGCAGCCAACCGAAAACCGGCTTTATTCTGAACTTGGTAGCGTCTAATTTAACTTTGACATCAGATGGCAGTATCCGGGGTATGTTCTCGAGCAGACCACCACCGGTGATGTGAGCGAGACCCTTGATGAGACCCCGCTTGATGGCCGGCAGTAATGTCTTCACGTAAATCGCTGTCGGTTCAAGTAATTCTTCTCCGAATGTCTTGTTTGATGTAGAAAATGGTGCCTTTTCATGATAACTGACGATTGGAAAAAAGGGAATAAATTTTAGGAGTTAAAAACTCAgtaatctatgtgttcttgaAGATTAAGTTGTaactacatctgtgacaaatttcatctagttccgttgagccgttccgaagataccttcaaacaaacatccatccatccatcaaccGTAAtccattcgtatttataatattagtaaggtaagGTAaggtattacaaaaattacttcTTGTAGTTGTTTTGTCTTCAAGAACGGCAGAAACCTAAAGTCGATCTATCTAATTATAGCCTATCTAAAATGGATCGAAGCATATCTACGATGTTTTAGATTACCTGTGTCCTGAATCGCTGAGGATCCTGTGCACGAGACTGTATCCATTGCTGTGGGGTCCTGTGGAGGGCAGACCGAGCACGAGGTCTCCGGGGCGCATGGTGGAGGCTCGCGGGAGCTGCTGCCCCGCATCCACCACGCCCACCGCGAACCCCGCCAGGTCGTACTTCCCCACCTCGTACATGCTCGGCATCTCCGCCGTCTCACCACCTGATACCATCAACTTTTGTATGAACTTGTATGGTACTTCATACACATGGTGAGTTCTTTCACACGAATTAATCGTTGTCGCATTAAAAGTGTTAATCTAAGACTGTTCCTTTTACCATGATATTATAACTAAGGATAAAACGCGACTTCGTCTACATAAGATGCCTACACATCTGCTACCTTCTTGtgaaagtcccgtcaaaatcggtccaatTTTTTCGGATAACCGAgacaaacagataaaaaaaaatgatgtttCGTTGTTGATAAAGCAAAGACATCacataaaagaaatatgtttttttttatatattacatacagacaatccaattttattaattgtatagatgaGCATCAAATATGGTTTCGACTAAAACTAGTAGCAGTAGTACTATTACTACTATTTCTAAAAGGTTTTTCATTTGTTCTTTTCTAACCCAACACTTGATGTTTCTAAcctaacatttatatatttatgacgTCACTAACCTAACAATGCGCATCCAGACATGATACAAGCATCGGCGATGCCCTTCACAATGGTGGTAGCGACGTCGACCTGCAATCTGCCGCACGCCATGTAGTCGAGGAAGGCGAATGGCTCTGCGCCCGCGCATAAGATGTCATTCACACACATCGCCACTAGATCTTGACCTAGCGTGTCGAATTTCTCCATCGTTTGAGCCACCTAGATATAAATCATGgcaatataaatgtataaaaaaactctTGCCTTTATGCTGCTAATCGCTTGGTGAAAAAGAGTTTTAAAacatccaaaaataaaaaacgtttgtagcaattgataaataaataacttatagcTTGATACCTTCAACTTGGTGCCGACTCCGTCAGTACCCTGCACGAGGACGGGATCCTTGAGGCGCGGGTCCATGGCGGAGAGTTGGAAGAGGCCGCTGTAACAGCCGAGGCGGCCGAGCACGCCGCGCCGGTGCGTCGCCGTCGCCAGCGGCTCTATCTGACGGACCAATGTCGCCGCCGCGTCTATGTCTACTCCGCTCTCCAAGTATGACAGGCCGTTTACTCTGACGAATAAGGTTTCAGTAAATACGTTGTAAGGCTTAGGTATCGTCTCTTCAACAACGTATGAGTTCATGTCCACACTTCTCAAGACGAGTCTACATATTAGAGGTACATGAGGTCAAATGCTGAAAATAGACTAGCTAGAGATCGGATAATCGATAGAAATTAGATGTTTTTATAGCCTAAGTCACCTggtttttatactatttttaatttcacctatctattatatactagctgtcgctcacaattccgtccgcgcagaatttaaaaaatcctatttagtagcctatttaatcttccagactatattctacatctgtgtcaaatttcatcaagattcatgtagttgttctggagataccttctaacaaacatccatctaaatattcgcattaataatattagtaaggtggTAGTAAGTAGGTAGTAATAGTTGCCTTTCACGCACTTTTATCTTCTATTTAGCTTAattacgaaaataattttaaaagcacaTTCAATTTTTGAGCTCCCTTTTTCTACCTTCTTCCTGCACCTATTTCGTCTCCAAAGTTGCTTCTTGTTTTCTTCTTCTTGCTAAGTCAATCCTAATCTCATGCTTGAATATTAAGAGTTCGTATTTTGTTAATCCATTAATTACGTTCAATTTccatttttaagtaatagtggatagatgtaatttttttatcttgtgtttCTTGGATGTTTCTTACTTAGAAACAAAGGAAgggaacaaaaacaaaagaggaATAaaccaaacatttttatttggaaaGAAAAACCAAGATAATCATAtggaatgtttaaaaacaaatagcaTTCAAAGTTAACCAtagtgttaattatttaacattacaaCACGTTTCACTGCTCGAGTGACATCGTACTGAAACAAATGGACACAAAACAATCAAACGCGACACAACCACCACAAATATATTGactattacaataacaaagacAAAAGTGGAGAGgagaaaagaaacaaaagaagacgcaaaaggaaaaaaagataaaaaagcgGAAAGATTCGACAGACCCTACTTTCTTGTtgataatttaagaaaagaaaacat encodes:
- the LOC106709179 gene encoding trifunctional purine biosynthetic protein adenosine-3 isoform X1, which encodes MPEAKVLVIGSGGREHALCWKLADSPYVKQIYCAPGSVGISSVNKVENLDINIKDFPAIGKWCKENSIDLVVIGPEDPLANGIVDALAPLGIQCFGPKKAGAEIEANKSWSKKFMMKYQIPTARFQSFSDATAAKEFIKTAPYPALVVKASGLAAGKGVVVASSKEEACQAVDEILTDAKYGSAGQTVVIEELLEGDEVSVLAFTDGETVSMMPPAQDHKRVGEGDTGPNTGGMGAYCPCPLITRDQLADVQDQVLQRAVDGLKAEGIKYVGVLYAGLMITKSGPMTLEFNCRFGDPETQVLMMLLETDLYTIMKACVNGNLKQHQVAWNTKMSAVGVVIASKGYPETSTKGCVISGLSQVSSQPGLAVFHSGVARGANGSLVTWGGRVLLVAARAPALRAAAAAATAAAAAIDFPGAHYRKDIAHRAFSKVNGLSYLESGVDIDAAATLVRQIEPLATATHRRGVLGRLGCYSGLFQLSAMDPRLKDPVLVQGTDGVGTKLKVAQTMEKFDTLGQDLVAMCVNDILCAGAEPFAFLDYMACGRLQVDVATTIVKGIADACIMSGCALLGGETAEMPSMYEVGKYDLAGFAVGVVDAGQQLPRASTMRPGDLVLGLPSTGPHSNGYSLVHRILSDSGHSYHEKAPFSTSNKTFGEELLEPTAIYVKTLLPAIKRGLIKGLAHITGGGLLENIPRILPSDVKVKLDATKFRIKPVFGWLQAKGIVSDFEMLRTFNCGVGMVVIVEPGHLEELLAMVEDPIDVIGVVEAMGKEGGHQVVVEKFQQAMEPLRAPYSGTPPLQKALSYKDSGVDIEAGDSLVSLIKPLARSTTRSGVIGGLGGFGGCFQLKAIEHEYKDPVLVVAADGVGTKLQVAQRANRHDTIGLDLVAMCLNDILCNGARPLTFLDYFACGALDVNVARRVVAGIADGCRQANAALIGGETAEMPGMYPPGVYDIAGFALGVVERSHILPKINDITVGDIIIGLPSNGVHSNGFSLIHKLMKKAGLTLEDKAPFSKEGLTLGEELIKPTRIYVESVLPALQRGAVKAVAHVTGGGLLDNLPRVVPDSVRARLNAHWWHVHPVFAWIADTGSVKDEEMLRTFNCGIGMVLIVSPEDQADVMNITRSFGAMVIGSIQARPAGGARVLVDNFASALDFTRRMPLLNNKRVAVLVSGNGSNLQALVEASREPAHCMYADVALVISNKPDAYALKRAEAAGIPALVFNHKEYSSREEFDRAVSAALETHRIDLVCLAGYMRILSAEFVEKWKGRLVNIHPSLLPRHPGLHAARQCLAAGDADSGCTVHFVDAGVDTGPIITQERVPVLKDDTEESLTERIHQAEHRAYPRALRLLATGRVRLSSEGEVLFHS
- the LOC106709179 gene encoding trifunctional purine biosynthetic protein adenosine-3 isoform X2, which encodes MPEAKVLVIGSGGREHALCWKLADSPYVKQIYCAPGSVGISSVNKVENLDINIKDFPAIGKWCKENSIDLVVIGPEDPLANGIVDALAPLGIQCFGPKKAGAEIEANKSWSKKFMMKYQIPTARFQSFSDATAAKEFIKTAPYPALVVKASGLAAGKGVVVASSKEEACQAVDEILTDAKYGSAGQTVVIEELLEGDEVSVLAFTDGETVSMMPPAQDHKRVGEGDTGPNTGGMGAYCPCPLITRDQLADVQDQVLQRAVDGLKAEGIKYVGVLYAGLMITKSGPMTLEFNCRFGDPETQVLMMLLETDLYTIMKACVNGNLKQHQVAWNTKMSAVGVVIASKGYPETSTKGCVISGLSQVSSQPGLAVFHSGVARGANGSLVTWGGRVLLVAARAPALRAAAAAATAAAAAIDFPGAHYRKDIAHRAFSKVNGLSYLESGVDIDAAATLVRQIEPLATATHRRGVLGRLGCYSGLFQLSAMDPRLKDPVLVQGTDGVGTKLKVAQTMEKFDTLGQDLVAMCVNDILCAGAEPFAFLDYMACGRLQVDVATTIVKGIADACIMSGCALLGGETAEMPSMYEVGKYDLAGFAVGVVDAGQQLPRASTMRPGDLVLGLPSTGPHSNGYSLVHRILSDSGHSYHEKAPFSTSNKTFGEELLEPTAIYVKTLLPAIKRGLIKGLAHITGGGLLENIPRILPSDVKVKLDATKFRIKPVFGWLQAKGIVSDFEMLRTFNCGVGMVVIVEPGHLEELLAMVEDPIDVIGVVEAMGKEGHQVVVEKFQQAMEPLRAPYSGTPPLQKALSYKDSGVDIEAGDSLVSLIKPLARSTTRSGVIGGLGGFGGCFQLKAIEHEYKDPVLVVAADGVGTKLQVAQRANRHDTIGLDLVAMCLNDILCNGARPLTFLDYFACGALDVNVARRVVAGIADGCRQANAALIGGETAEMPGMYPPGVYDIAGFALGVVERSHILPKINDITVGDIIIGLPSNGVHSNGFSLIHKLMKKAGLTLEDKAPFSKEGLTLGEELIKPTRIYVESVLPALQRGAVKAVAHVTGGGLLDNLPRVVPDSVRARLNAHWWHVHPVFAWIADTGSVKDEEMLRTFNCGIGMVLIVSPEDQADVMNITRSFGAMVIGSIQARPAGGARVLVDNFASALDFTRRMPLLNNKRVAVLVSGNGSNLQALVEASREPAHCMYADVALVISNKPDAYALKRAEAAGIPALVFNHKEYSSREEFDRAVSAALETHRIDLVCLAGYMRILSAEFVEKWKGRLVNIHPSLLPRHPGLHAARQCLAAGDADSGCTVHFVDAGVDTGPIITQERVPVLKDDTEESLTERIHQAEHRAYPRALRLLATGRVRLSSEGEVLFHS